GTCTCGATCTTCACTTTCTCGCGCTCGACGGTGAGCTTCCCCTCCTTGGTGGTGAGGCGGAAGAGCTCGTCCTCGGTGGCGTCCACGCAGACGCCGTTGACGTCGCAGATCTCGCCCTTGGGGGACATGGGCAGCAGCGTCTGGATGATGGGGTCGGAGCGCACCAGGGACACGAACTTGGAGTAGAGCAGCTCCACCTTGTCCACCTCCTCCGACACGAAGAGGGAGTAGACCAGGTCGCAGATGGCCTGCGAGTCCTTCACCGTGGGCACGCCGTTCACCTCCAGCTCCCGCTCCAGCGGGATGTAGGGGCGGCGCGTGAAGTAGGCGTTGCCCTTCTTCCCCACGCTGATGACGGTGTACTCGAGCCCCAGCTGCTTGAGCTCCTCGATGCGGGTGTCCGCCTTCTTCAGCACGTTGTTGTTGAAGCTGCCGCAGAGGCCGCGCTCGCCGGTGAGGACCACCAGGGCGACCTTCTTCACGGGGCGGGTGCGGGTCAGCGGCAGGTCGATGTCCTCCGTCTGGATCTCCTGGTTCATGTTGTAGAGCACCTCGACCAGGGCCTCCGAGAAGGGGCGGGACGAGACGACGGCCTCCTGCGCGCGCCGGACCTTGGCGGCGGCCACGAGCTTCATGGCCTCGGTGATCTTCTGCGTGTTGCGGACCGAGTCGATGCGGttgcggagctcgcggagggagCACCGCACCAcgaagccgctgccgccggagcgCGGGGCGGAGGAGCGCCGCCGGGTGGAGGAGGCGCTGCTGGCcagcgccgaggaggaccaggcGGTGGAGAGGTGGGAGCAAGACATGGCTGGTGGTCCGCGGCGACGGggatcaccggcggcggcgggggaggaggcagTGGAAACTGGGAAGGAAGGGGGGCGGGattggagggagggagggaaatgGGTTTGGATGGATTGGGTTTGGGTGGAGAGTGAGCACGGTGGGGTATTCAAGCCGGGGCGAGTGGCGGAGGGGCAGTGATGGCGAGATGGCGAGGATCATGTGGCTCCGCCGAGCTGGCTGACCCCtgttgctcctcctcctgctacATTTTTGGCCTGTCAGGGATAAAAATctgaaaaaacaaaataatcCTTCGTGGAAACAAACAATGGATACTGGGATCCTGCTCAGGATATCCCACAGTGACCCCAAGACCACAAATGGGGAGGTGTTTCACATCTCTACAGGAATCAGTGTTCCAAACATGCTTAAAGAAATAAAGCAAGTATAAGGCCTGTTTGGAAAGCAGCAAGTTGGTTCAATCCCTGGGTTACAAACGAGACGAGACTTCGATGAATCAGTTTGCTGGGATAAAGTTCAGATGTGGTCTTTCAGATGTGgtctttctaaaaaaaagttcaGCTGTGATTTTCAAGGGCTTACTTTTTGGTGCTCTAATTTTTCGTGTTCAGAAAATGGCTGGACAAAACTGAAGCATACTTCATGGCAAAGGAGTATGTAACGAAGAAGATGAAACTGTCGGTTCAAGATAAATCAAGGTGCTAGTACAAGAACACAGTTTGAGAGGTACAAAGATCAGGTTTGATGGAATGCAAACTACACTGGGAAGCAGTATATGTAACCTCAGGGTACAACAACAGCAAAGGTATTTGAGGAGATCCGTAGCCTAATTGCTTGGGGGTGGAGCCGGATTCTTTGATGGCTTGTAGACACTGAAGTCACCGAAATCCCGCCGTCCACTGCACCACAGAAGAGGATATGCAGATAACAGTAAATATCTGATGATCAAAAGGAAGTGTGGACAAAAAGCATCACTGACACACAGAAAGATCTTCCAAGGTCACTAGTACAGGGCTTAACACTCATCTGATATCTTGGCCAATTCTAAGCGCCAGAAAGTTCAAGCAATCATACAACCAATCCGTGTGCATAGGAAACAATGTTTTCCAGCATCCTTGCAAAAGAAAAGGGCGCGTGTGAAAGGCAACTAACCTGTGGTTGATATTCCAGCCAGAAGGTAAGTAGCGCGGGTGAACAGCTTCAACAAAGACCTGCCTCCACCTCTGGCAGAACTGGTTGATAGCTTCCTCCCCACCGTTGGAAAGCAAAAGCTCCACAATTTGTTTACCGTGATGCCCATGACCCAACAGGGATATCTTCTTCACAGCATTCTTGGAAATGATCTGATTAGAATTGTCACAGATGGATGGATTTCTGCCGAGATGGTCATTTGCAGGAGTGCAGGCACCACCTGCTTGCTGCTCAGTATCTGTCTCGAGTGTTGCAGAGTCATGGTCAAAAGTGGTATCCTCCATACTGACTGCCAAACTTGAACTGCCCTGGCTCAAGGTTATATCTTCTAGCTCATTGCGACTCTCTGCCTCATCAAACTCTTGTTGACCATTACTCTCAGTTCCAACCTCAGGAAATTGGTCAGATAATACATGACTATTTTCTGATACATGTCCATTGTTTTCTGAGATGGTGCTGGTGCTGCTCTTTCTAATAATGTTTTGAGCCTGAGCTCTAAATGAATAACCCTTTTTCTTTCCAAGACGCCTTCGCTCATGTGGACTCATACCTACAAGTAATGCCACCTCGAGATCTTCAGGAGTTACATCCCTACCTCCATAATATGAATTTACAATCTGCAAGGAAACGGATGGATCAGTAACAAAAATCTACAGCTAAGAACAAGTACATATTTAACCAGCAAAGAATATGGGCGAGTAGCACAAAACAGGTTCATTAACACTTGAATACAACAGCTCAGGTAACTGTAAACACTAGTACAAGAATGTTATCACCTGCATTAGCTCTTCACATCTCTTCAATGGCATAGTAGATCCATGCCGTAGAAGAGCCATTGCAGCAGTCCTCAGCTGCAATGGGGAGACGCCTGTTCCATTCAATTTATCTTCAGATATTGATGTGTCGGTAATCAAACTTATATCACCCGAGTTCACTATCTTTTGCACAAAAAGGGGTATTCCAAATTCTTCTGCTACACGCCTCTTGTATTTTTCAGCTGCTGAATGAGCAATTTCGTGACAGTCTACACAGAGAAGTACAATATCATGTGAACGATGGCTCTTCAGATGCTCTGGAAAATGCATCCTGTAGCATGATGGTATTATTCTGTATCTAATATAGTGGCTCTTTTCTCCACATCCAacacaaatatttttcttgCTCTGAATATAGAACTCATTATCTTCATCCTCTGGACGACCTTTAGGCTCAAATAGAAGAATGATTGCTGGAGGACTATCTTCAATTAGTTTCGCCAAATTACGTTGAACATACCTGGGGTAGAATACACCctcagtttgaaaaaaaaaataactttttcattaatgCTATATGCCTAAATAAATGTAAATAGTTAATGAGCGCTATTTAAGAGACGAACCATTCCAATTTTTTGCGATCACAGTAGCAAAGTAGTCTTCCATCACTTGCATAGATCCTGCAATTGTGATATACTGGGGACTTGCACGAGAACTTTTTAATGAATAAATCCCGTGAAGCCTTTTTATTAGGCGGTGCTGTCAGCAATTTTTCTCCACTTGGAGCGAAGGAAAACATATTTGTTTGCTTCAAACTTAGGTTTGTTATAAGGTTATAATTATAAACTGATAGTCGACATAATCCACTTGGATCTTTATACTTCTCTAGCAAACTTTTGAAGATACCATCTGTGCTGGTAGTGGTGTCCTCCAGCAGATTGAAAAGTTCTTCAACGTGAGCAACAACAATAGGTGACGGTGACGACAAGGAGGGGTACATACTTGAAATGCTTTGGTCAGTTTCTGCTATGATAGCAAACACCTCTGTTGGGCCTTTTGGAAGACTAACAGCAACGGCAGCTATAGCTTGGTCTGACAGAACATATCGTAAGCTTTCATCATGCATCCGAGCCTGGAATGACCCAAAGCCCAAGTTATTAGGAGATATTAGAAAGGAAGAACAGAGCACAACTACTTAACTGCAGATAGCATAATTATTAGTCCAGCAGTATTTGAGCACAGTAGAAATCGGCCTAGGCACATACATTGCAGTTCTGTTTTTAACCTATTTGTTTGTGTTCTCTGTAGTGTCTATTCCATGATTTGCATGATGTTAATGCCCTCGGCATATGGGTTACTTACATTTACAGTTAGGTATAGGTAGCTAGGTAGCCGATTAGGCAGTAGGCAACATGGGCAGACTGGCCAACTAGTCAACCTAGTTGTTAATTAGTCATGACTAGTTGGCTAGTCAGTGCCACTGCCCAGGCAACAGAAATTGGTTCTTCGAATAGAAAATATGGCATGTTCAACCCGAAATTGAAAGGTAGTTaacaagaaataaaaaagatttGCTTTGCACAGGGGAGAGGGGGCCATTCCAAGGGAAATAGTTGTGTTGACTGACCATTAAGTCCCTCCATGCACAAAATTTCCAAACAAGATCCTGCAATGCAGATGACTAGTAAATCAGGAACAGAAAATATTAAAACCACTGGCTGGCAAGCTAACCAGAAGACGTTCACAATCAAACAATGAATACAGAAAACAAGCACCTTCACTTCACTAGACCTTTTGGAGTCTAGCCCATGAGTTTGCAAATTTCGTGAGAGAATAGATGCTGCACTGGAAGCTCCAGGAGGACATTCGATTTCTTTTGCATAAAGTTGCATGCAGACCATATTTGAGCGATGACTAGCCTCGAAGAAAAAATTGATTTTATCACTGGAAGTATCTGATTAGATATTAGAGCTAATCAAAGACTTGAGACATGTGATAAAGGCCAAAAGGTAACACCGTACCAATATGTGATTTGATGTTGACAACAAAAGAGAATTTCTTTAGGACCATTCAAATCTTATGAGGGTTAAGGTATCAATTTCTGCAGTTCAGCAATAGGATGTCATCAGTACATCATCACTGCCATCTGCATTCCTTGGTCCCCTTAATACTGCTTCCATTTCTTGACTACACATCAGGAATATATAGAGATGACATTGTGCTTACACAATGAAATATTTCCTGCTTACATAGCTCTACAGTGTACCACTCAAAAGTTTTTTCCATTGATAGCACAAAATATATTTCCTAATTTTACTTAATTTTTCACACTTCACCAATATTTCTCCAGACATGGATCCAACAATGTAATCTTTGCAAATAACTCAGCTTTTCCGGAAATAGCAGATTTCAAATTTATGACCCCCTGTACTAGCAACAGGTGTGTTAGAGCTGCTACTGTCTTCCATGTGCAGAAAAAGAATAATAAACAGAAACATCATCTAACTCAAGAGCCAACAATCCAAAGAAATTTATGCTCCTTGGACCATGTGAAATTAGTTTAAAAATTCAGAGAACTATGACTTCTAAACTCTGGGATAACAAATTCGGAGAATTATATTCGATAACCATGAGGGTATTGAATCAATAAACAAAAAAAGCACGAATTATAGGGAGAGAAAACTTGTCGTAGCACTTAAAACATACCACATGCTTTTGCATGGAGCTCTGATGCCAAACAATTTGCGATGTACAACAGATAGTGAGCATCAGTGCGAGCATACTCAATCATTTCTGGCGTCAGAGGGCGCAATCTCCAATCTCCACGCTGGGAGTGAAACAAACAGGACCAGATATCAGGCGATTGGAATGTAGGAATGTTGGAGCATCAAACAAACTGAGATTTTGGATGCCAAAAGAAATATTGCTAACATATATGCATTTGGTTATCATTTTCATTAGCATGCCATGTATTCAATAACAAACATAATGCTCAAAAGCAAGTAAATTTGTGAAAATATCTTTTTCGTAAAGAAACTTAGCTGAGTT
This portion of the Panicum virgatum strain AP13 chromosome 2N, P.virgatum_v5, whole genome shotgun sequence genome encodes:
- the LOC120661493 gene encoding ATP synthase subunit gamma, chloroplastic → MSCSHLSTAWSSSALASSASSTRRRSSAPRSGGSGFVVRCSLRELRNRIDSVRNTQKITEAMKLVAAAKVRRAQEAVVSSRPFSEALVEVLYNMNQEIQTEDIDLPLTRTRPVKKVALVVLTGERGLCGSFNNNVLKKADTRIEELKQLGLEYTVISVGKKGNAYFTRRPYIPLERELEVNGVPTVKDSQAICDLVYSLFVSEEVDKVELLYSKFVSLVRSDPIIQTLLPMSPKGEICDVNGVCVDATEDELFRLTTKEGKLTVEREKVKIETQPFSPVVQFEQDPVQILDALLPLYLNSQILRALQESLASELAARMSAMSSATDNAIELRKNLSIAYNRQRQAKITGEILEIVAGADALAG
- the LOC120661492 gene encoding protein RRP6-like 3 isoform X2; the encoded protein is MLGDQCPEMSTPYNWVDTEAQLEHLTRLLGEEKAFAVDTEQHSVRSFLGYTALMQISTQKEDYLIDTIALHDVMGMLRPVFANPSICKIFHGADNDVLWLQRDFHIYVVNMFDTAKACEILSKPQKSLAYLLEVYCEVTTDKTMQRGDWRLRPLTPEMIEYARTDAHYLLYIANCLASELHAKACDTSSDKINFFFEASHRSNMVCMQLYAKEIECPPGASSAASILSRNLQTHGLDSKRSSEVKDLVWKFCAWRDLMARMHDESLRYVLSDQAIAAVAVSLPKGPTEVFAIIAETDQSISSMYPSLSSPSPIVVAHVEELFNLLEDTTTSTDGIFKSLLEKYKDPSGLCRLSVYNYNLITNLSLKQTNMFSFAPSGEKLLTAPPNKKASRDLFIKKFSCKSPVYHNCRIYASDGRLLCYCDRKKLEWYVQRNLAKLIEDSPPAIILLFEPKGRPEDEDNEFYIQSKKNICVGCGEKSHYIRYRIIPSCYRMHFPEHLKSHRSHDIVLLCVDCHEIAHSAAEKYKRRVAEEFGIPLFVQKIVNSGDISLITDTSISEDKLNGTGVSPLQLRTAAMALLRHGSTMPLKRCEELMQIVNSYYGGRDVTPEDLEVALLVGMSPHERRRLGKKKGYSFRAQAQNIIRKSSTSTISENNGHVSENSHVLSDQFPEVGTESNGQQEFDEAESRNELEDITLSQGSSSLAVSMEDTTFDHDSATLETDTEQQAGGACTPANDHLGRNPSICDNSNQIISKNAVKKISLLGHGHHGKQIVELLLSNGGEEAINQFCQRWRQVFVEAVHPRYLPSGWNINHSGRRDFGDFSVYKPSKNPAPPPSN
- the LOC120661492 gene encoding protein RRP6-like 3 isoform X1, which codes for MSGAATLRSRAAVAAAACLAVVAAAALLHRRRRRNRAPASPRRLGVGVRRGRPRRACEEEEKPQARFKRVLADNSYSPFKHLRRQSAQPGDAEGEAPSLPSQESSQRVHPFEKEITSLLNKPSGLHSFMLGDQCPEMSTPYNWVDTEAQLEHLTRLLGEEKAFAVDTEQHSVRSFLGYTALMQISTQKEDYLIDTIALHDVMGMLRPVFANPSICKIFHGADNDVLWLQRDFHIYVVNMFDTAKACEILSKPQKSLAYLLEVYCEVTTDKTMQRGDWRLRPLTPEMIEYARTDAHYLLYIANCLASELHAKACDTSSDKINFFFEASHRSNMVCMQLYAKEIECPPGASSAASILSRNLQTHGLDSKRSSEVKDLVWKFCAWRDLMARMHDESLRYVLSDQAIAAVAVSLPKGPTEVFAIIAETDQSISSMYPSLSSPSPIVVAHVEELFNLLEDTTTSTDGIFKSLLEKYKDPSGLCRLSVYNYNLITNLSLKQTNMFSFAPSGEKLLTAPPNKKASRDLFIKKFSCKSPVYHNCRIYASDGRLLCYCDRKKLEWYVQRNLAKLIEDSPPAIILLFEPKGRPEDEDNEFYIQSKKNICVGCGEKSHYIRYRIIPSCYRMHFPEHLKSHRSHDIVLLCVDCHEIAHSAAEKYKRRVAEEFGIPLFVQKIVNSGDISLITDTSISEDKLNGTGVSPLQLRTAAMALLRHGSTMPLKRCEELMQIVNSYYGGRDVTPEDLEVALLVGMSPHERRRLGKKKGYSFRAQAQNIIRKSSTSTISENNGHVSENSHVLSDQFPEVGTESNGQQEFDEAESRNELEDITLSQGSSSLAVSMEDTTFDHDSATLETDTEQQAGGACTPANDHLGRNPSICDNSNQIISKNAVKKISLLGHGHHGKQIVELLLSNGGEEAINQFCQRWRQVFVEAVHPRYLPSGWNINHSGRRDFGDFSVYKPSKNPAPPPSN